In Posidoniimonas polymericola, the sequence CTTCGTCGAACCGCCTAGTGCGGACCCGCATGCTAGGTGGTGTGGGGAGGGTCACCGGCAACGGTGGCCCTTACCCGGTTCTCCGCGATCCTGGTTCAAACTACGCTCCGGCGATGCAAATCAGTAAAAGGGAAAACGCCGCTTAATGTTAACAGTTCTTCTACGCGGTCTCGATTCCCGTCCCGGCATGCATTGAGTTCGGGGGCTGTGATGCCAATGCACAGGATCAAGCCAGCGTTCTGGTCACGAACAGTGAATCGACCGTAGTCGCAAAACAAGAACGCTGTAATTGACGATCCATCGGGAGTCGCAGGTCCAATGTCCATCGTTTGGCCGGGCTCCAGTACTGTTTCGAGCGTGTAGTGAGCAAGTTGCCCAATGATGTTTGCCCCCCAGTCGTCATCGTCACGTGAGCAAATCGCCAGTTCGTAGTTTCCCATGGAGTTGGGAGCCTGGTCGGCGTTGCCGATCAATTCGGCGGTGACGGAAACAATCCCGTCAACATGGTTGTGAAAATAGACAATGTCTGCGGTACCACCGAGGTCAGCGCCGAGGTGAAATGGTATCGTCCCATGGCCAACAGTATCGTGCGACTTGCCTAGGACGGACTCCATCGCAGCGAGGCGAGCGTCCCACCAAAGAGTCCATTCGTCTTCGGATTCAGCGTGCGAGTTCATGCTTCATCTTTGGTCGGAGAACGTTGTGCTTCACCTGCAAAGTCGGTTGGCGCGGCCCTGGCGTCAGCCAGGGGCGTGACAAGCGGCTTTGTCAGGTGCAAGCGCTTGTTAGCAAGATCCCCAGAAGCGTGACGAATCCCTTCTCCGAATTCGCCCGCCACCTTACGACTCATTCGCTACTGCTCGCCTCGAACTCATTGATAAAAGTCTCGTAAACTACGAAGTGAGTCTCCGATTCTGAGAGTATTTCGACGAACAACGGCTTGACTTGGTCCTCCCAGGAAAGCTTCCCCAAACCTGCCCCTATCTTTGGAAGTGCTACTGCAGAGACCCCACCTTCAGCAGACCATTTCTTAAGGCGGCGTAGAGACTTACGGAGATAGGGCATAGTCGCGTGGTACATATCGGGCTGAGTTGCCAGGTAAAACACACCCGGGCCACCATCAATTCCTGGGTGTGACCACAATCCACCACCCTTGAAATTCCCAGACCTTGCGAACTTCTTAAAACCAGCCTGAATCTCCGGCCAGCGCCTCGAGATTTTGAGCGCTAGACCGGTACCCATACCTTCTTGATTGCCCTCAGCGACTCCTTGAGCAATGTACGGCTCGGTAGCCTGCAGCAGATCACCTTGGACAAAGCTCAGCACAGGCCCCCATCCTTTACTTGCTAACTTGTTATTAGACAGAAAGATTCTGTGTAAGCCCTGCTTACACAGCGTTACTCAAGATAATCCCCTGGCGCAGGGTGGTCTAGGCGATCTGCGTCGGCGTGAGACCTCGACGCTGATTCGCTCGGGTCGGTAAGTGCAGAGGAGGCGTCGTCCTGTGCATCGAAGAGTTGTCACCAAACCTGCCTCAGCGTGAAACTCCTGCGCACCCGTGTGGCAGCGAACTTCGTTCGCGCAACGGCTCGCCAGCAGGGTGGTTCAATCAGACGACAGTCGGTGGGCGCCAGCCCTAGAGGCATTGCGGCGCCGGCGCCCGCTCCCGCAACCTGCTATCCTACTGCCGGCGTCCCCTCTGCGAAGAACCCGAGAACGACCAACCCCCATGGACCCGCGTTACCGCTCGCTGCTGGCCGATCTATTGGCCTGCTGGAAGCAGCTTGTCGCCGCCGACCTGGCCTACAAGGCGGTCGCGTTTGTGCTGCTGACGCCGACCCTCGCCCTCTTGTTCCGGCTGCTGCTCGCCGTGTCGGGCCAGGCGGTGCTGGCCGACGTCGACATCCTCCAGTTCTTGATTGGCCCTGTCGGCTGGGCGTGCGCGATCCTGGCCGGCGGCGTGTGGCTCGCGATCCTGGCGCTCGAGCAGGCGGCCCTGCTCGGGGTGCTCGCGTCGTCCCGCGCCGCGGGAGAGACGCGGCGCACCATGGGCGCGGTCGAGGCGATCGTCTTCTCCGCCCGCCACGCCGTAAGCGTGCTGCGGGTCACGATGAGGATTGTCGGCGTCACGCTGCTGCAGGCGACCCCGCTGGTGGCGGTGGTCGGTTTGCTCTACGTGTCGCTGCTCGGCGAGCACGACATCAACTTCTACCTCAAG encodes:
- a CDS encoding suppressor of fused domain protein, with product MNSHAESEDEWTLWWDARLAAMESVLGKSHDTVGHGTIPFHLGADLGGTADIVYFHNHVDGIVSVTAELIGNADQAPNSMGNYELAICSRDDDDWGANIIGQLAHYTLETVLEPGQTMDIGPATPDGSSITAFLFCDYGRFTVRDQNAGLILCIGITAPELNACRDGNRDRVEELLTLSGVFPFTDLHRRSVV
- a CDS encoding Appr-1-p processing protein is translated as MLSFVQGDLLQATEPYIAQGVAEGNQEGMGTGLALKISRRWPEIQAGFKKFARSGNFKGGGLWSHPGIDGGPGVFYLATQPDMYHATMPYLRKSLRRLKKWSAEGGVSAVALPKIGAGLGKLSWEDQVKPLFVEILSESETHFVVYETFINEFEASSSE